The Kineosporiaceae bacterium genome includes a window with the following:
- a CDS encoding protein kinase, producing MSVRAGTRINGRYRLSERIAVGGMGEVWRATDEGLGRSVAVKILRAELAEDEAFRKRFRAEARTAASLPHNGIAAVFDYGETTVGPDGVSPSADPVQGDGIAYLVMELVPGEALSAILTRGALGIERTLALLAQAARALHAAHAKGVIHRDVKPANLMVTPEGRVKVTDFGIARPVDHEPLTMTGQVMGTAHYLAPELARGLDASPLSDVYALGVVAYECLAGHRPFEGDNQVLVATAHLSQQPPPLPGTIPPDVVAAVDAAMEKDPADRVRSAELFAIALEKLLAHDPTALADIGGSRQDGTAHHRHVHSAQAPMIGPDGVAASRAGRHSAPPTAPSPASSSPIAGGLGAPPTRVTPGAADTVAAPRPGGWPSVPTAPQGLPATRRAGGGAAAGSRPPGPNTGRRRDGRPKISPTWLLIGGLLGVIVLVVVLIVATTEDPGGPVDVTDATPTSQVTGAQTPSLLPTTSQTGSLTPTGRKSSSRPSRSPSVAPSSGVPTSAPPSSGRPSSPAPSSPAPSSPGPTSPDPTTPPPTTPSVPVSPTASVPPPSSPAAGGLGAALVQEKP from the coding sequence GTGAGCGTGCGCGCGGGGACGCGGATCAATGGTCGCTACCGGCTCAGTGAACGGATCGCGGTCGGTGGCATGGGCGAGGTGTGGCGCGCCACCGACGAGGGTCTCGGCCGGTCGGTGGCGGTCAAGATCCTGCGCGCCGAGCTCGCCGAGGACGAGGCCTTCCGCAAGCGGTTCCGGGCCGAGGCGCGCACCGCGGCCAGCCTGCCGCACAACGGCATCGCCGCGGTCTTCGACTACGGCGAGACGACCGTCGGGCCGGACGGCGTGTCGCCGTCCGCCGACCCGGTGCAGGGCGACGGCATCGCCTACCTGGTGATGGAACTCGTTCCAGGAGAAGCCCTTTCGGCAATCCTGACCCGGGGTGCGCTGGGCATCGAGCGCACCTTGGCGCTGCTGGCCCAGGCCGCCCGCGCGTTGCACGCCGCCCACGCCAAGGGTGTCATCCACCGCGATGTCAAGCCCGCCAACCTGATGGTCACGCCCGAGGGCCGGGTGAAGGTCACCGACTTCGGCATCGCGCGTCCGGTCGACCACGAGCCGCTCACCATGACCGGACAGGTGATGGGCACGGCCCACTACCTGGCCCCCGAGCTGGCCCGGGGTCTGGACGCCAGCCCGTTGTCGGACGTGTACGCCCTGGGTGTGGTGGCTTATGAGTGCCTGGCCGGTCATCGACCGTTCGAGGGCGACAACCAGGTGCTGGTGGCCACGGCCCATCTGAGTCAGCAGCCGCCGCCGCTGCCCGGCACCATCCCGCCGGACGTCGTGGCTGCCGTCGATGCCGCCATGGAGAAGGACCCGGCCGATCGGGTGCGGTCGGCCGAGCTGTTCGCCATCGCCCTCGAGAAGCTGCTCGCCCACGACCCGACGGCGCTGGCCGACATCGGTGGGTCCCGCCAGGACGGCACCGCGCACCACCGGCACGTCCACTCGGCGCAGGCGCCGATGATCGGGCCGGACGGCGTGGCCGCCTCACGCGCTGGACGGCACAGTGCCCCGCCGACCGCACCGTCGCCGGCCTCATCGTCACCGATCGCCGGTGGCCTCGGGGCACCTCCGACCCGGGTCACGCCGGGTGCTGCCGACACCGTTGCCGCGCCCCGGCCGGGCGGGTGGCCGAGCGTTCCCACCGCCCCCCAGGGCCTGCCGGCGACCCGCCGCGCCGGTGGCGGTGCGGCGGCCGGCTCGCGGCCGCCGGGACCGAACACCGGACGACGGCGCGACGGGCGGCCGAAGATCTCGCCGACCTGGCTGCTGATCGGGGGCCTGCTGGGCGTGATCGTGCTGGTGGTGGTGTTGATCGTCGCCACCACCGAGGACCCGGGTGGTCCGGTCGACGTCACCGACGCGACGCCGACGTCCCAGGTCACCGGAGCCCAGACGCCCTCGTTGCTGCCCACGACGTCTCAAACCGGCTCGCTGACCCCGACCGGGCGCAAGTCGTCCTCCCGCCCCAGCCGCTCGCCGTCGGTGGCGCCGTCCTCGGGCGTGCCCACCAGCGCGCCGCCGTCCAGCGGGCGGCCGAGCTCGCCGGCGCCGTCCAGCCCCGCACCGTCGAGCCCCGGGCCGACCAGTCCTGATCCGACCACGCCGCCGCCGACCACCCCGTCGGTGCCGGTCTCGCCCACGGCGAGCGTCCCTCCCCCGTCCTCGCCCGCCGCCGGTGGATTGGGTGCCGCGCTCGTCCAGGAGAAGCCATGA
- a CDS encoding penicillin-binding protein 2, translated as MNTPLRRLATVVTVLFALLFGAGTYVQFVRASWLDARPGNARTLYKNFGRERQPIILAGRQIAVSKAVDDAYTYQRSYPDGPLYSAVTGYYSIVYGATGIEAAEGSLLSGTADQLFVRRIQDLLTGKPAQGATVELTIQPKAQQAAWDALGDQRGAVVALDPRTGDILAMVSKPAYDPNRLASHDTAAVKKAYTALNDDEGRPLENRAIASRLYPPGSTFKLITAAAALESGDYELDTEVDGPAQLTLPQTKTTLPNDFSGACSPSGKITLKDALRISCNTAFGSVGMALGGEALREQATKFGFGQPLKMPLTVTPSQFPENPSPAQVAQSAIGQFDVRVSPLQMAMVSAAIANRGIVMKPRLVNRILAADLTVMSRPQTEELGRAVSTGTAEKLTDMMEAVVSSGTGTRAQLDGVRVAGKTGTAEQGKDAQGRKRPPNAWFTAFAPADDPQVAVAVIVEDGGTLGDEASGGRVAAPIAKKVMEAVISQ; from the coding sequence ATGAACACCCCGTTGCGCCGCCTGGCCACCGTGGTCACCGTGTTGTTCGCGTTGCTCTTCGGCGCCGGCACCTATGTGCAGTTCGTGCGGGCCTCGTGGCTGGATGCCCGCCCCGGGAACGCCCGGACGCTGTACAAGAACTTCGGCCGCGAACGGCAACCGATCATCCTGGCCGGGCGTCAGATCGCCGTGTCCAAAGCGGTGGACGACGCCTACACCTACCAGCGCAGTTACCCCGATGGACCGCTCTACAGCGCCGTCACCGGCTACTACTCGATCGTCTACGGTGCCACCGGCATCGAGGCGGCCGAGGGTTCGTTGCTGTCCGGCACAGCCGATCAGCTCTTCGTCCGGCGGATCCAGGACCTGCTCACCGGCAAGCCCGCCCAGGGGGCCACGGTGGAGCTGACGATCCAGCCGAAGGCGCAACAGGCGGCGTGGGACGCCCTCGGCGATCAGCGAGGCGCCGTGGTGGCGCTCGACCCGCGCACCGGCGACATCCTGGCGATGGTGAGCAAGCCCGCCTACGACCCGAACCGGCTGGCCTCCCACGACACAGCAGCGGTCAAGAAGGCCTACACCGCCCTGAACGACGACGAGGGCCGCCCGCTGGAGAACCGGGCCATCGCGAGCCGGCTCTACCCGCCCGGATCGACCTTCAAGTTGATCACGGCCGCCGCTGCCCTGGAGAGTGGTGACTACGAGCTCGACACCGAGGTGGACGGCCCGGCCCAGCTGACCCTGCCCCAGACCAAGACCACCCTGCCCAACGACTTCTCCGGCGCCTGCTCACCCAGCGGCAAGATCACCTTGAAGGATGCCTTGAGGATCTCCTGCAACACCGCGTTCGGCTCGGTCGGTATGGCCCTGGGGGGCGAGGCGCTGCGTGAGCAGGCGACGAAGTTCGGTTTCGGTCAGCCCCTGAAGATGCCGCTGACGGTGACCCCGAGCCAGTTCCCCGAGAACCCGAGCCCTGCCCAGGTGGCCCAGTCGGCGATCGGCCAGTTCGACGTCCGGGTCAGCCCGCTGCAGATGGCCATGGTCTCGGCGGCGATCGCCAACCGGGGCATCGTGATGAAGCCGCGCCTGGTCAACCGGATCCTGGCGGCGGACCTGACCGTGATGTCGCGCCCGCAGACCGAGGAGCTGGGCCGGGCGGTCTCGACGGGCACGGCCGAGAAGCTGACCGACATGATGGAGGCCGTGGTCTCCTCCGGTACCGGCACCCGAGCCCAGTTGGACGGCGTCCGGGTGGCGGGCAAGACCGGCACCGCCGAGCAGGGCAAGGATGCCCAGGGACGCAAGCGGCCACCGAACGCATGGTTCACCGCGTTCGCCCCTGCGGATGATCCACAGGTCGCCGTGGCCGTCATCGTGGAGGACGGTGGAACGCTCGGAGACGAGGCGTCGGGTGGCCGAGTGGCGGCCCCGATCGCGAAGAAGGTCATGGAGGCGGTGATCAGCCAGTGA
- a CDS encoding DUF3662 and FHA domain-containing protein: MGVLDRFEKGIERAVNGAFAKAFRSEVQPVEIASALRRECDEKAAIVARDRTIAPNAFVVELGTADHQRLGQWEEALGDELSAVVADYARQQRYHLAGSVKVTFEQAEDLDTGLFRVRSRTAKGDVPSGRRAAGPPPVQPPAPPVPGPGSDLPPGRRVAPPPPAQPGWPEPTAAPWAGSHARPTLDLGDEVFEISRPVTVIGRGTDADVVLDDSGVSRRHAEIHITDGRARVIDLGSTNGTFVDGAKRPVTTLVDGSVITIGRTRIVFRAGDLDAVSPPHPPGGGPGHW, translated from the coding sequence GTGGGAGTTCTCGATCGATTCGAGAAGGGCATCGAGCGCGCCGTCAACGGCGCCTTCGCCAAGGCGTTCCGCAGCGAGGTGCAGCCGGTCGAGATCGCCAGCGCGCTGCGACGCGAGTGCGACGAGAAGGCCGCCATCGTGGCCCGCGACCGCACCATCGCCCCCAATGCCTTCGTGGTCGAGCTCGGTACCGCCGACCATCAGCGACTGGGCCAGTGGGAAGAGGCCCTCGGCGACGAACTGAGCGCCGTGGTGGCCGATTACGCCCGGCAGCAGCGCTATCACCTGGCCGGTTCGGTGAAGGTCACCTTCGAGCAGGCCGAGGACCTCGACACCGGTCTGTTCCGGGTGCGCAGCCGGACCGCCAAGGGTGATGTTCCCTCCGGACGGCGCGCCGCCGGCCCGCCCCCGGTTCAACCCCCCGCACCCCCCGTTCCCGGGCCCGGGTCCGACCTGCCCCCCGGACGCCGGGTTGCCCCGCCGCCGCCGGCTCAACCCGGCTGGCCCGAGCCGACTGCCGCTCCCTGGGCGGGTTCGCACGCCCGGCCCACGCTCGACCTGGGTGACGAGGTCTTCGAGATCTCCCGTCCGGTGACGGTGATCGGGCGGGGCACGGACGCGGACGTGGTGCTCGACGACTCCGGCGTCTCCCGCCGGCACGCCGAGATCCACATCACCGATGGTCGCGCCCGGGTGATCGACCTCGGATCGACCAATGGCACCTTCGTCGACGGTGCCAAGCGCCCGGTGACCACTCTCGTCGACGGCAGCGTGATCACCATCGGACGCACCCGCATCGTCTTTCGCGCCGGTGACCTGGATGCGGTGAGCCCGCCGCATCCGCCCGGCGGCGGCCCCGGGCACTGGTGA
- the pknB gene encoding Stk1 family PASTA domain-containing Ser/Thr kinase, with protein MSDNPRVLGNRYEVGDLLGRGGMAEVHLGRDTRLGRVVAIKLLRVDLARDPIFQARFRREAQSAASLNHPAIVAVYDTGEEQLVDAAGSLIALPYIVMEYVEGRTLRELLRDGQPLQVSQAVELTSGVLSALEYSHRAGIVHRDIKPANVMLTPDGDVKVMDFGIARALADVSNTMTATQAVIGTAQYLSPEQARGETVDARSDLYSAGCLLFELVTGRPPFVADSPVAVAYQHVREAPPLPSSLNPAISENLDRVVLHSLAKDRETRYQNAAEFRADLENVRAGRPVGAPAMAVGGGRGGDDRGAYAPTEAMTRPPGPAGAAGSAGPTRPLATQLPPPPTGYGSDYDNGYAGYDTRYPDPQLQGYDPNGPNGRGTSRGAGRNVGYVLLGLVVVAVFAAVAYLAYTMLGTSIKQVAVPPVKGLTRTEAVAKLSEAKLTVASVEQASDTVPPDTVIDQDPASGVRVDEGSSVTLTISTGSSTVQVPDVKDMTREQAEAELKKAGLTVAGTKSVDNAEIDKDKVAGTDPKATKSVAKGSGVTLLISSGMVDVPDVTGKSLTEAQAILNDLNLNVNVVPEPSDQPVGTVIRQEPAKGEKLQRGSGNVTLHVAAAQASPPPTEVPPTDTPSDGASPGPEPSPAPS; from the coding sequence ATGAGTGACAACCCGCGGGTGCTCGGCAATCGCTACGAGGTGGGCGATCTCCTGGGCCGTGGCGGTATGGCCGAGGTGCACCTGGGCCGCGACACCCGGTTGGGGCGGGTGGTGGCCATCAAGTTGTTGCGGGTCGATCTGGCCCGGGACCCGATCTTCCAGGCGCGGTTCCGTCGCGAGGCGCAGTCGGCCGCCTCGCTCAACCACCCGGCGATCGTCGCGGTGTACGACACCGGCGAAGAACAGCTGGTGGACGCCGCGGGCAGCCTGATCGCGCTGCCGTACATCGTGATGGAGTACGTCGAGGGCCGGACCTTGCGCGAACTCTTGCGCGACGGGCAGCCCTTGCAGGTCTCGCAGGCCGTCGAACTGACCAGCGGGGTCCTGTCGGCGCTGGAGTACAGCCACCGCGCCGGCATCGTGCACCGCGACATCAAGCCGGCCAACGTCATGCTCACCCCGGACGGCGACGTCAAGGTGATGGATTTCGGCATCGCGCGGGCGTTGGCCGACGTCTCGAACACCATGACGGCCACCCAGGCCGTGATCGGCACCGCGCAGTACCTGTCGCCCGAGCAGGCCCGTGGCGAGACCGTCGACGCCCGCAGCGATCTCTACTCCGCCGGGTGCCTGCTCTTCGAACTGGTCACCGGTCGACCGCCGTTCGTCGCCGACTCACCGGTCGCCGTGGCCTACCAGCACGTCCGGGAGGCCCCGCCGCTGCCGAGCTCGCTCAACCCCGCCATCAGCGAGAACCTCGACCGGGTGGTGCTGCACTCGCTGGCGAAGGACCGTGAGACCCGGTACCAGAACGCCGCCGAGTTCCGGGCCGACCTCGAGAACGTGCGCGCCGGGCGTCCGGTCGGGGCTCCCGCCATGGCGGTCGGGGGCGGGCGCGGCGGCGACGATCGCGGGGCCTACGCGCCGACCGAGGCGATGACCCGTCCGCCCGGCCCGGCAGGTGCAGCGGGTTCGGCGGGCCCGACGCGGCCGTTGGCCACCCAACTGCCGCCGCCGCCGACCGGGTACGGCTCCGACTACGACAACGGGTACGCCGGGTACGACACCCGCTACCCCGACCCGCAGCTGCAGGGCTACGACCCCAACGGCCCCAACGGACGCGGCACCTCACGGGGCGCCGGCCGCAACGTCGGCTACGTGCTGCTCGGGCTGGTGGTCGTGGCGGTGTTCGCCGCCGTGGCCTACCTGGCGTACACCATGCTCGGGACGTCCATCAAGCAGGTCGCCGTGCCCCCGGTGAAGGGCCTGACCCGCACCGAGGCCGTCGCCAAGCTGAGCGAGGCGAAGCTGACCGTGGCGTCGGTCGAGCAGGCCAGCGACACGGTGCCGCCCGACACGGTCATCGACCAGGACCCTGCCAGTGGCGTGCGGGTCGACGAGGGCAGTTCGGTCACGCTGACCATCTCGACCGGTTCGTCGACCGTGCAGGTGCCCGACGTCAAGGACATGACCCGCGAGCAGGCCGAGGCCGAGCTGAAGAAGGCCGGACTCACGGTGGCAGGCACCAAGTCGGTGGACAATGCGGAGATCGACAAGGACAAGGTGGCCGGTACCGATCCGAAGGCCACCAAGTCCGTGGCCAAGGGTTCGGGCGTCACCCTGCTGATCTCCAGCGGGATGGTGGACGTCCCCGACGTGACGGGCAAGTCCCTCACCGAGGCCCAGGCGATCCTCAACGACCTCAACCTCAACGTGAACGTCGTGCCCGAGCCGAGTGACCAGCCCGTGGGCACGGTGATCCGCCAGGAGCCGGCCAAGGGCGAGAAGCTGCAACGCGGCAGTGGCAACGTGACGCTGCACGTGGCTGCGGCGCAGGCGTCCCCACCACCAACCGAGGTGCCGCCGACCGACACCCCCTCGGACGGGGCGTCCCCGGGGCCGGAGCCGAGCCCGGCACCGAGCTGA
- a CDS encoding FHA domain-containing protein — protein sequence MSELTLTLLRLGFLGLLWVLVLAVVAVLRRDLFGTQVRRKETPLASTRSRLGRARAAVPAGAPDGRGRGALSPRTPPRGTPTGGHLLVTAGSLKGTSIALTQAPIVIGRAPECSLVLEDDYASNRHAQLSLRDGVWMLEDLGSTNGTFIGRTKLSVPTALDAGSSFRIGRTTIELRR from the coding sequence ATGAGCGAACTCACCCTCACCCTCTTGCGGCTGGGATTCCTCGGCCTGCTGTGGGTCCTGGTGCTGGCCGTGGTGGCGGTGCTGCGCCGTGACCTGTTCGGCACCCAGGTGCGCCGCAAGGAGACGCCGCTGGCCTCGACCCGCTCGCGATTGGGCCGCGCCCGCGCCGCCGTCCCGGCCGGCGCACCGGACGGTCGGGGACGGGGTGCGCTCTCCCCGCGCACCCCGCCGCGAGGGACGCCCACAGGCGGCCACCTCTTGGTCACTGCGGGGTCGCTCAAGGGCACATCGATCGCGCTGACCCAGGCGCCGATCGTGATCGGTAGGGCGCCGGAGTGCTCCCTCGTGCTCGAGGACGACTATGCATCCAACCGCCATGCCCAGTTGTCGCTGCGGGATGGGGTCTGGATGTTGGAGGATCTGGGTTCGACGAACGGCACGTTCATCGGACGCACCAAGCTGAGCGTGCCGACAGCGCTCGATGCCGGAAGCAGTTTCCGCATCGGGCGCACCACCATCGAGTTGCGGAGGTAG
- a CDS encoding protein phosphatase 2C domain-containing protein has translation MAIALRYAARSDVGLVRSNNQDSAYAGPNLLVVADGMGGHAGGDVASSLAIGEMAPLDDELHGADALDHLSEAVHAAHRELLDRVDEEPALAGMGTTVTALLRAGNRLALAHIGDSRAYLLRDGALVQITKDHTFVQTLVDEGRITLAEAEIHPQRSVVMRVVSDVVDDVEPDLSMREARIGDRYLLCSDGLSGVVSLETMQDTMAVLADPGSTCEHLVHLALRAGAPDNVTCIVADVVDDSAHGELSTYIVGAASLHQPRRGLPQGREGQGSAAERAAALTAVGGDADEEDSHAPTTPVRHRRRVIGGSLLVLLLVLGGGFGAWRWVAAQLFVGDSQGAVAVFNGLPQDLGPLSLSRVKMVEDDVKLVDLPDYARNQITAGIPADTLDGAQQIVARYRDLAARCLALRAAATATPTPTPTPTPTPTPTPPAPTPSPTAAATPAVTGSAKAAVRPTPTVPLPSASATTLNAPPTVTLEPTPSESPTPTPSVPSDLDCGDLTPATVGASASGS, from the coding sequence GTGGCGATCGCGTTGCGGTACGCGGCTCGTTCCGACGTCGGCCTGGTGCGCTCCAACAATCAGGACTCGGCCTACGCCGGCCCGAACCTGTTGGTCGTGGCGGACGGCATGGGCGGGCACGCCGGCGGTGACGTCGCCTCGTCCCTGGCCATCGGCGAGATGGCCCCGCTGGACGACGAGTTGCACGGTGCCGATGCGTTGGACCACCTCTCGGAGGCGGTCCACGCGGCGCACCGTGAGCTGCTCGACCGGGTCGACGAGGAGCCGGCCCTGGCGGGCATGGGCACCACGGTGACCGCCCTGTTGCGCGCGGGCAACCGGCTGGCGCTGGCCCACATCGGCGATTCGCGGGCCTACCTGCTGCGGGACGGCGCCCTGGTGCAGATCACCAAGGACCACACCTTCGTGCAGACGCTGGTCGACGAGGGCCGGATCACCCTGGCCGAGGCCGAGATCCACCCGCAGCGCAGCGTGGTCATGCGGGTGGTCAGCGATGTCGTGGACGACGTCGAGCCGGACCTGTCGATGCGCGAGGCCCGGATCGGTGATCGGTACCTGCTCTGTTCGGACGGTCTGTCCGGTGTGGTCAGTCTCGAGACCATGCAGGACACCATGGCCGTGCTGGCCGACCCGGGCAGCACCTGCGAACACCTGGTGCACCTGGCGTTGCGCGCCGGGGCGCCGGACAACGTCACCTGCATCGTCGCGGACGTCGTCGACGACAGTGCCCACGGCGAGCTCTCGACGTACATCGTGGGGGCGGCCTCGTTGCACCAACCGCGTCGTGGCCTGCCCCAGGGCCGTGAGGGTCAGGGTTCTGCCGCTGAGCGCGCTGCCGCGCTCACGGCCGTCGGCGGCGACGCCGACGAGGAGGACTCACATGCGCCGACCACCCCTGTCCGTCACCGTCGCCGGGTGATCGGCGGCAGCCTGCTGGTGTTGCTGTTGGTGCTGGGGGGAGGATTCGGCGCCTGGCGCTGGGTCGCCGCCCAGTTGTTCGTCGGGGACTCCCAGGGGGCGGTCGCCGTGTTCAACGGCCTGCCGCAGGATCTCGGGCCGCTGAGTCTGTCGCGGGTCAAGATGGTCGAGGACGACGTGAAGCTGGTCGACCTGCCCGACTACGCCCGCAATCAGATCACCGCCGGGATCCCGGCGGACACCCTGGACGGCGCCCAGCAGATCGTGGCGCGCTACCGCGACCTGGCTGCCCGGTGCCTGGCGTTGCGTGCGGCCGCCACCGCGACGCCGACGCCGACGCCGACACCGACGCCCACGCCGACGCCCACACCTCCGGCGCCCACGCCCAGCCCCACGGCAGCCGCCACGCCCGCGGTGACCGGTTCGGCCAAGGCCGCTGTTCGGCCCACGCCGACGGTCCCGCTGCCCTCCGCCTCCGCGACCACCTTGAACGCGCCGCCGACGGTGACCCTCGAGCCGACGCCGTCCGAGAGTCCCACGCCCACGCCGTCGGTCCCGTCGGACCTCGACTGCGGTGATCTCACCCCGGCGACCGTCGGGGCGTCCGCGAGCGGGAGCTGA
- a CDS encoding FtsW/RodA/SpoVE family cell cycle protein, whose translation MVVVAPVVTRTRRNVELALLGLAIAIGLGAYALVGIAHNGRIPGDMAAYGGGMGLLALTVHLVLRLRAAYADPVILPIATALNGLGLVMIHRLDLAEGREVGDSMALRQLTWTTVGVAAAIVVLIVLRDHRGLARYTYTAMAAAIALLLLPLVPFVGKEINGARIWIRLGPMSFQPGEIAKIALAVFFAGYLVIARDSLSLVGRKVLGLQLPRARDLGPILLVWGVSLGVLVFQRDLGTSLLFFGLFVALLYVATERTSWIVIGLSLFVGGAYVASLVFSHVARRVDAWLHTFDPSVPAYQLQQGLFGMASGGLLGTGLGMGRPDIVPFAESDFIITSIGEELGLTGLFAVLMLYLLLVERGLRTAIGVRDGFGKLLSAGLAFSLGLQVFVVVGGVTRVIPLTGLTTPFLAYGGSSLLSNWIIVALLLRISDSARRPPAPSPDTAPTEVVPA comes from the coding sequence ATGGTCGTCGTCGCCCCGGTCGTCACCCGAACCCGACGCAACGTCGAGTTGGCCCTGCTGGGGCTGGCCATCGCGATCGGGCTCGGCGCGTATGCCCTGGTCGGCATCGCCCACAACGGGCGGATCCCGGGTGACATGGCGGCCTACGGCGGCGGCATGGGGCTGCTGGCCCTGACCGTTCACCTCGTCCTGCGGCTTCGGGCGGCCTATGCCGACCCGGTGATCCTGCCGATCGCGACCGCGCTGAACGGCCTCGGTCTGGTGATGATCCACCGCCTCGACCTCGCCGAGGGCCGCGAGGTGGGTGACTCCATGGCCCTGCGCCAGCTCACCTGGACCACCGTGGGCGTCGCGGCAGCGATCGTGGTGCTGATCGTGCTGCGCGACCACCGAGGCCTCGCCCGGTACACCTACACCGCCATGGCCGCCGCCATCGCGTTGTTGCTGCTGCCGCTGGTGCCGTTCGTCGGCAAGGAGATCAACGGAGCCCGGATCTGGATCCGGCTGGGGCCGATGTCGTTCCAGCCCGGCGAGATCGCCAAGATCGCCCTGGCGGTGTTCTTCGCCGGCTACCTGGTGATCGCCCGGGACTCGCTGTCCCTGGTGGGTCGCAAGGTGTTGGGGCTGCAGCTGCCGCGGGCCCGTGACCTGGGGCCGATCCTGCTGGTCTGGGGGGTCAGCCTGGGTGTGCTGGTGTTCCAGCGCGACCTCGGCACCTCGTTGCTCTTCTTCGGCCTGTTCGTGGCACTGCTCTACGTCGCCACCGAACGCACCAGCTGGATCGTGATCGGCCTGAGCCTGTTCGTCGGCGGCGCCTACGTGGCGTCCCTGGTGTTCTCGCACGTGGCCCGCCGGGTGGACGCCTGGCTGCACACCTTCGACCCGTCGGTGCCCGCCTACCAGTTGCAGCAGGGTCTGTTCGGCATGGCCAGCGGGGGCCTGCTCGGCACCGGGCTGGGCATGGGCCGGCCCGACATCGTCCCGTTCGCCGAGAGCGACTTCATCATCACCTCGATCGGTGAGGAGCTCGGGCTCACCGGACTGTTCGCCGTCCTGATGCTCTACCTGCTGCTGGTCGAGCGAGGCCTGCGGACCGCGATCGGGGTGCGCGACGGCTTCGGCAAGCTGCTCTCGGCCGGGCTGGCCTTCTCGCTCGGGCTGCAGGTGTTCGTCGTGGTCGGGGGCGTCACCCGGGTGATCCCGCTGACCGGCCTGACCACTCCGTTCCTGGCCTATGGCGGCTCGTCGCTGCTGTCGAACTGGATCATCGTCGCCCTGCTGTTGCGGATCTCCGACTCGGCCCGCCGACCGCCGGCGCCCTCGCCGGACACGGCTCCGACGGAGGTGGTGCCGGCATGA
- a CDS encoding AAA family ATPase, producing MIAVAGLPGVGKTALARGVADRLGATFLRIDTIESAIATTLHPFRDNPVGYVVAARVAADQLRSGRRVVADAVNGLQIVRDLWAGVARECGVALHWVEVICSDQAEHRRRVESRSAEMPGHEIPTWQQVLDRDWDPFVEPHLVIDNLGDPRRHIEAVVAALG from the coding sequence CTGATCGCGGTCGCTGGGCTGCCCGGGGTGGGCAAGACCGCGCTCGCGCGGGGCGTGGCGGATCGGCTGGGGGCGACGTTCCTGCGGATCGACACCATCGAGTCGGCGATCGCCACGACGCTGCACCCGTTCCGGGACAACCCGGTCGGGTACGTGGTGGCGGCGCGGGTGGCCGCCGATCAACTGCGCTCCGGACGTCGCGTGGTCGCCGATGCGGTCAACGGCCTGCAGATCGTCCGCGACCTCTGGGCCGGCGTGGCGCGGGAGTGTGGCGTGGCCCTGCACTGGGTCGAGGTGATCTGCAGCGACCAGGCCGAGCACCGCCGCCGGGTGGAGTCGCGCTCCGCCGAGATGCCCGGGCACGAGATCCCGACCTGGCAGCAGGTGCTCGATCGGGACTGGGACCCGTTCGTGGAGCCCCACCTGGTGATCGACAACCTCGGGGACCCACGGCGGCACATCGAGGCGGTCGTGGCCGCGCTCGGGTGA